In the Aneurinibacillus soli genome, one interval contains:
- the mobB gene encoding molybdopterin-guanine dinucleotide biosynthesis protein B encodes MRTPPILQVVGYSNSGKTTLLCKLIADLSSRGIRIGTIKHDAHTFEVDKPGKDTFRHREAGAHVVSITSADKTAIMIQEHRSIEQLLPYYSEVDLVLIEGYKFATYPKFVVLRESSHATLLEDVTDIESVVTWDGILVEHHPCYDINDVAGIISHIMTWLKQKEEESR; translated from the coding sequence ATGAGAACTCCCCCCATCTTGCAGGTTGTCGGCTACTCAAACAGCGGGAAAACAACCTTGCTATGCAAATTGATTGCTGACCTATCAAGTCGAGGTATACGCATTGGCACGATCAAGCATGATGCACATACATTCGAAGTGGACAAGCCGGGTAAAGATACGTTCCGACACCGGGAAGCGGGTGCACATGTTGTCTCGATCACATCCGCTGATAAAACGGCGATCATGATTCAGGAGCATCGCTCAATCGAACAGTTGCTTCCGTATTACAGCGAAGTCGACCTGGTACTAATTGAAGGATACAAATTTGCCACCTATCCTAAATTTGTCGTACTTCGTGAGTCTTCTCACGCGACGCTGCTGGAAGATGTTACGGATATAGAATCTGTGGTGACATGGGATGGCATACTTGTTGAACATCATCCTTGCTACGATATTAACGATGTAGCAGGAATCATCTCACACATTATGACCTGGCTCAAACAAAAAGAGGAGGAATCCCGTTGA
- a CDS encoding molybdenum cofactor biosynthesis protein MoaE translates to MNKVVHPNCGAINLFVGTVRELTKGKKTLYLEYAAYKEMAEKQLARIGEEITERCPEALVAITHRIGRLEISDIAVVIAVATPHRADSYEYSRYAIERIKEIVPIWKKEHWETGEAWIGDQKEITAYPTGKPECATGEE, encoded by the coding sequence ATGAATAAAGTCGTACATCCGAACTGTGGCGCCATTAACCTGTTCGTCGGAACGGTTCGTGAGCTGACAAAAGGCAAAAAAACGCTGTATCTCGAATACGCCGCTTATAAGGAAATGGCTGAGAAGCAGCTTGCCCGAATCGGGGAGGAGATTACCGAGCGCTGTCCCGAAGCGCTTGTCGCGATCACTCATCGGATCGGACGCCTTGAGATTAGCGACATCGCGGTTGTGATCGCTGTCGCGACCCCACACCGTGCCGACTCGTATGAATACTCACGGTATGCGATCGAACGCATTAAAGAAATCGTCCCTATCTGGAAGAAAGAGCACTGGGAAACCGGCGAAGCATGGATTGGAGACCAGAAAGAAATAACCGCCTATCCGACAGGAAAGCCGGAATGTGCGACTGGAGAGGAGTAA
- the moaD gene encoding molybdopterin converting factor subunit 1, with amino-acid sequence MITIKLFAAMAEEAGLENIQIPYQKGLTTEDVKQWLIDAYPILAARVPAAMVAVNQTFVPTEHILIDEDEVAFIPPVSGG; translated from the coding sequence ATGATTACCATCAAACTATTCGCTGCGATGGCAGAAGAAGCTGGACTGGAGAATATACAGATTCCTTATCAGAAGGGGCTGACAACAGAAGATGTAAAACAATGGCTTATAGACGCTTATCCCATACTTGCTGCCAGGGTTCCGGCTGCGATGGTCGCAGTCAATCAAACGTTTGTCCCGACTGAGCATATACTGATAGACGAAGATGAAGTTGCTTTCATTCCACCGGTAAGTGGAGGCTGA
- a CDS encoding diguanylate cyclase domain-containing protein has translation MLRGLIINIAIFTSILFVFSHLFKNSIPSLRSPLNVKLRVGIGQGLFGTSLMFFTIPVTSTTIADLRHLSIVTAAYFGGLPAALLTGSIISISRILLFGGITKASIVGCANSLIMGLLCGIIAQNVQNTRKKWMLMNVVCIFIIFASFAILIPNRQLLYTIFLYYGFSSILGALFAGFLLQYLLRTNRIDKKLKESEERIRRLVELLPDALVVHTNGTIVYANKVAQQLLAGSEACSIIEKKVLDFVHPDSIETFTQRIKGLHTAEYVSMGLLEEKLVTLDQRVFHAEVASSIFYQGNPSVLTVFRDISERKMAEQKLKEANHQLVLLSSRDGLTGIANRRIFDETLEREWRTCQREQVPLSLIMFDIDHFKLYNDTYGHGGGDECLKKVAAAAEKIVQRPDDLVARYGGEEFTIILPNTDETGAFLIAERVRSCIESLQIPHASSPVSSVVTSSVGVATCTPSATESAEALLKRADQALYVAKNNGRNRVVQ, from the coding sequence TTGTTACGTGGATTAATCATAAATATTGCTATTTTTACATCCATTCTTTTTGTGTTTAGTCACTTATTTAAAAATAGCATTCCCTCTTTACGTTCTCCGTTGAACGTAAAGTTACGCGTAGGGATAGGACAGGGACTTTTTGGGACTTCCCTTATGTTTTTTACCATCCCTGTTACTTCAACTACTATTGCAGACCTTCGACATCTTTCTATCGTTACAGCTGCCTATTTTGGAGGGCTTCCTGCTGCGTTACTAACAGGAAGTATAATTAGTATATCTCGCATTTTACTGTTCGGAGGAATTACCAAGGCTTCTATCGTTGGGTGTGCGAATTCCCTTATTATGGGCCTGCTATGTGGTATCATAGCTCAAAACGTACAAAACACGAGAAAAAAATGGATGCTCATGAACGTGGTATGTATATTCATTATTTTCGCATCCTTTGCTATTCTCATTCCGAATCGGCAACTTTTATATACCATTTTCCTGTATTATGGATTTTCCTCGATACTAGGAGCTCTTTTTGCAGGGTTTTTACTTCAATATCTTCTACGAACAAACCGCATAGACAAAAAGTTAAAAGAGAGTGAAGAAAGAATCCGTCGTCTCGTAGAATTACTTCCAGATGCCCTTGTTGTTCATACGAATGGAACCATTGTATACGCTAATAAAGTAGCGCAACAATTATTAGCAGGTTCAGAGGCGTGTTCAATCATAGAAAAAAAGGTTCTCGACTTTGTTCACCCAGATTCGATTGAGACCTTTACGCAACGTATAAAAGGGTTACACACTGCTGAATATGTATCTATGGGTCTACTAGAAGAAAAATTAGTCACACTTGATCAAAGAGTCTTTCATGCTGAAGTCGCTTCCTCTATTTTCTACCAAGGAAATCCTTCTGTCTTAACGGTATTCCGGGATATATCCGAGCGTAAAATGGCGGAGCAAAAGTTAAAAGAGGCAAACCATCAGCTAGTACTTCTTTCATCCAGAGATGGTCTTACGGGTATCGCAAATCGACGTATTTTTGATGAGACACTCGAAAGAGAATGGCGTACATGTCAACGGGAACAAGTTCCTTTATCCCTTATCATGTTTGATATTGATCATTTCAAACTATACAATGACACATACGGGCACGGCGGAGGAGATGAATGTTTAAAGAAAGTAGCGGCAGCAGCCGAGAAAATTGTGCAACGTCCCGATGATTTGGTAGCCCGTTATGGAGGAGAAGAATTTACCATTATTTTACCAAATACTGATGAAACAGGAGCTTTTCTTATAGCAGAACGTGTACGCTCCTGTATTGAATCGCTGCAAATTCCCCATGCGAGTTCCCCGGTAAGCTCAGTCGTTACTAGTAGTGTAGGAGTAGCAACATGTACGCCTTCAGCTACTGAAAGCGCTGAAGCTTTATTGAAACGGGCCGACCAAGCTCTATACGTAGCTAAAAATAATGGACGAAATCGTGTTGTCCAATAA
- a CDS encoding ABC transporter transmembrane domain-containing protein, with translation MLSVIKNLFSYMRPYKWLTFLFFFSLFLDLAFVSLAPLSLKFMVDNAIVPKDIDRFYLILTVLCVAGFIGCSAGIASDYALAKLSARVQKDLRTRLFTHLQHVNIRFFQKSHSADLVSYFSVDLPAIDRAMHVILTIGIQSLSVVIITIAVLFYLQWSMAVCILIGAVVIFIGPYVLGGRAQAINADYKEQFSLMTGAVQENSKAQKVIKGFNLQQAMIDKFTVRLQSLFVIQYKQNVISAKLERIPMISMLLINFTIIGLGSYLALYGHITVGALVAFFTMYTSMGNSVFNLTFTIPTFADASVSMKRIQQLLDEQLEANGSVPLRVLENQQPDIHFDHVTFGYNEEQTVLKQIDLHIPKGSTAAFVGSSGSGKSTMVQLILGFYEPNEGQIRINGSSLQDMDRRSVREQIGIVFQDNFLFRGTILDNIRISKPEARLDEVIEAAKRAEIDEFIQSLPNGYQTEVLDDGSNFSGGQRQRIAIARAILRNPPILLLDEATSALDPISEASINQTFAELSRNRTVITVTHRLSSITDVDQIFVFDQGRVVDSGSHQQMLLNGGFYKELWEKQSGLSISQSGQEASIDAERLAKLPFFRDMDGEVLKEIKDLFNTETFVAGQSIIHEGDIGEKFYLIARGRVEVTKRSPDTEGGQVRLAVLEDGDHFGEIALLENVPRTANVTALTPCILLTLQRKVLYYVLSQYPEINFRIRQKIKERKQ, from the coding sequence ATGTTGAGTGTGATTAAAAATCTATTTAGCTATATGCGTCCGTATAAGTGGCTGACGTTTCTCTTTTTCTTTAGCCTGTTTCTCGATCTCGCCTTCGTTTCTTTAGCTCCTTTAAGCCTTAAATTTATGGTGGACAATGCGATTGTGCCAAAGGATATCGATCGCTTCTATTTAATTCTCACGGTGCTTTGTGTTGCAGGCTTTATTGGCTGTAGCGCCGGTATTGCAAGTGACTATGCGTTAGCCAAACTGAGTGCACGCGTACAGAAGGACTTACGAACCCGCTTATTTACCCATCTCCAGCATGTAAACATTCGTTTCTTCCAGAAAAGCCACTCCGCTGATCTCGTTTCCTATTTTTCTGTCGACTTGCCGGCCATTGATAGAGCGATGCATGTCATTCTTACAATTGGAATCCAGTCATTGTCCGTCGTTATTATCACAATCGCCGTGTTGTTTTATTTACAATGGAGTATGGCCGTATGCATTCTGATAGGCGCGGTTGTGATTTTTATCGGACCTTATGTACTCGGTGGGCGAGCGCAAGCGATCAATGCTGATTATAAAGAACAGTTTTCCTTAATGACTGGCGCTGTGCAGGAAAATAGTAAAGCGCAAAAGGTCATCAAAGGTTTCAATTTACAGCAGGCAATGATCGACAAGTTTACTGTAAGACTGCAATCCTTATTTGTAATCCAGTACAAGCAAAATGTGATTAGTGCGAAACTGGAGCGTATCCCGATGATTAGTATGCTTCTGATCAACTTTACTATCATTGGGCTTGGCTCCTATTTGGCGCTTTACGGTCATATTACCGTGGGGGCACTCGTTGCCTTTTTTACGATGTATACATCAATGGGGAATTCGGTGTTCAACTTGACGTTCACCATCCCAACGTTTGCAGATGCTTCAGTCAGTATGAAACGCATTCAACAGTTGCTAGACGAGCAACTAGAAGCGAATGGTAGCGTGCCACTTCGAGTACTGGAAAATCAGCAGCCCGATATTCACTTCGATCACGTTACGTTCGGCTATAACGAGGAGCAAACAGTGTTAAAGCAAATCGATCTGCATATTCCAAAAGGATCAACAGCAGCTTTCGTTGGCTCTAGCGGTTCTGGCAAAAGCACGATGGTCCAGCTCATTCTCGGTTTCTATGAGCCGAACGAGGGGCAGATTCGAATCAACGGTAGTAGCCTGCAAGATATGGACCGTCGTTCTGTACGAGAGCAAATCGGCATCGTGTTTCAAGACAACTTCCTATTTCGGGGAACGATTCTAGACAACATTCGCATTAGTAAACCAGAAGCCAGATTGGATGAAGTGATCGAAGCAGCCAAACGGGCAGAAATTGATGAATTTATCCAAAGCTTACCGAATGGATATCAAACCGAGGTTCTGGATGACGGGAGCAACTTTTCTGGCGGTCAACGACAACGGATAGCCATCGCTCGTGCCATACTGCGGAATCCTCCGATTTTGTTGCTAGACGAAGCAACCTCTGCGCTAGACCCGATCTCGGAAGCTTCGATTAATCAGACATTTGCTGAATTATCGCGTAATCGGACGGTGATTACCGTCACGCACCGCCTGTCTTCCATAACCGACGTGGACCAAATCTTCGTGTTCGATCAGGGAAGAGTAGTGGACAGCGGCAGCCATCAACAAATGCTACTGAACGGAGGATTCTATAAAGAACTCTGGGAGAAGCAGAGCGGACTATCCATATCGCAGAGCGGGCAAGAAGCAAGTATTGATGCGGAACGGTTGGCGAAGCTTCCTTTCTTCCGTGATATGGATGGAGAAGTACTGAAGGAAATCAAGGATTTGTTCAATACAGAAACGTTCGTCGCCGGACAATCGATCATTCATGAAGGGGACATAGGGGAAAAGTTTTATTTGATTGCTCGCGGAAGAGTGGAGGTTACCAAACGATCTCCCGATACGGAAGGGGGGCAAGTTCGGCTGGCTGTTCTGGAAGACGGCGATCATTTCGGGGAAATCGCACTGCTGGAGAATGTTCCGCGAACCGCGAATGTAACAGCCTTGACGCCTTGCATTCTTCTAACTCTGCAACGCAAAGTACTCTATTATGTCCTGTCTCAATATCCTGAGATTAATTTCCGCATAAGGCAGAAAATAAAGGAACGAAAACAGTAG
- a CDS encoding GNAT family N-acetyltransferase, which produces MHTLETIGASHIILVLDQMDNTIAWMNYGYVTKDYEPHPDGEIAFVDSVIMTETHRGSRLFVKGFHYLVNHINEENRHVRTFQFYALADNTYLTKLYSKFADIIGQRDGYHGRENIFSADFPRLLRYLNRAQK; this is translated from the coding sequence ATGCATACACTAGAAACGATAGGCGCCTCTCACATCATCCTTGTACTCGATCAGATGGATAACACGATTGCCTGGATGAACTACGGCTATGTCACAAAAGACTATGAACCGCACCCAGACGGTGAGATCGCCTTCGTTGATTCCGTGATTATGACAGAGACTCATCGCGGTAGCCGTCTGTTTGTCAAAGGCTTCCATTACCTGGTGAATCATATAAATGAAGAAAATCGTCACGTACGCACATTCCAATTTTATGCCCTTGCCGACAATACCTATTTGACCAAACTCTATTCCAAATTCGCCGATATCATAGGGCAGCGAGATGGGTATCATGGGAGAGAGAACATTTTCTCCGCCGACTTCCCCCGGCTGCTGCGGTATTTAAATCGGGCACAAAAGTAG
- a CDS encoding NAD-dependent epimerase/dehydratase family protein, producing the protein MKIFVAGATGVIGRSLIPLLVQAGHEVTGMTHHTSHTNMIEEMGAKPRVADAFDRDAIFTALHETRPDVVIHQLTSLHAQSSADNAKIRIEGTRNLVDASHSVGVRRMIAQSISWAYEPGVAPATEEVPLDLDAPMPRQTTIAGIVALEKAVAEIPESVILRYGTLYGPGTWYDVHGMIAEQVHRKEMTATEGVSSFLHVEDAARTAFLALDWPSGPVNIVDDEPASGSLWLPAYASAIGAPEPAIQAGSNRGERGASNAKARTHYGWTPLHPTWREGFKCVP; encoded by the coding sequence ATGAAAATTTTTGTTGCTGGTGCAACGGGTGTGATTGGGCGTTCCTTGATTCCTTTATTGGTTCAAGCTGGCCATGAAGTCACCGGAATGACGCATCATACATCACACACAAACATGATTGAAGAAATGGGAGCAAAACCACGGGTAGCAGATGCTTTCGATCGGGATGCCATTTTTACTGCACTGCATGAGACTCGTCCTGATGTAGTTATCCATCAACTCACATCGTTACATGCGCAGAGTTCGGCGGATAATGCCAAAATTAGAATCGAGGGAACGCGAAATCTTGTCGATGCTTCACACTCGGTAGGAGTAAGGCGGATGATTGCCCAAAGCATCTCTTGGGCGTATGAACCAGGCGTAGCCCCTGCTACAGAAGAGGTTCCATTGGATTTGGACGCACCTATGCCTCGGCAAACGACCATCGCCGGAATTGTGGCCTTAGAGAAAGCGGTCGCAGAAATTCCTGAATCAGTCATCCTTCGATATGGTACGCTTTACGGACCTGGTACGTGGTATGATGTACATGGAATGATTGCCGAGCAGGTACACAGAAAAGAAATGACAGCGACCGAGGGAGTAAGCTCTTTCCTTCATGTTGAGGATGCTGCAAGAACGGCCTTCCTCGCGCTAGATTGGCCATCTGGTCCAGTGAACATAGTGGATGACGAGCCAGCTTCAGGATCTTTATGGTTACCTGCTTATGCCTCCGCGATCGGCGCACCCGAACCGGCTATCCAAGCCGGGAGCAATCGCGGTGAACGAGGTGCTTCAAACGCTAAGGCACGTACTCATTATGGCTGGACACCGCTTCATCCTACTTGGCGTGAGGGTTTCAAATGTGTACCCTAG
- the sigJ gene encoding RNA polymerase sigma factor SigJ — protein sequence MEELYLSFKPYLISIAYRMLGSLTDAEDIVHDTFIKLQGSDTPHINNVKSYLSKMVTNRCINEIKSVRKKRESYLGTWLPEPIVQGPLVDPSEKVIQDDSLSYALIILMEELSAMERAVYVLKEAFQLEHPETASMLNITEVNCRKIFSRAKKKIKDLSGENMTSYQIQEEHTARFISALSNGSIQEITDILADDVTFVADGGGKVVTAINEIVSKERVLALLHAIATKFFAGKTAHVVSVNNQKGILIVKDGKPIGVFSFVWNPNTHKIHQLFYVVNPDKLRQINIFPF from the coding sequence GTGGAGGAATTGTATTTATCTTTTAAGCCCTATCTAATTTCTATTGCGTACCGGATGCTTGGCTCTTTAACTGATGCTGAAGACATCGTTCACGATACCTTCATTAAATTACAAGGAAGTGACACCCCTCATATTAACAATGTGAAATCCTATTTAAGTAAAATGGTGACAAATCGCTGCATAAATGAGATCAAATCGGTTAGAAAAAAAAGAGAATCATACCTAGGTACTTGGTTACCGGAACCCATTGTGCAGGGACCCTTAGTGGACCCTTCAGAAAAAGTCATCCAGGATGATTCACTCAGTTATGCACTTATTATTTTAATGGAAGAATTGTCTGCAATGGAGCGAGCGGTCTATGTTTTGAAAGAAGCATTCCAATTAGAACATCCAGAAACCGCTAGCATGCTGAATATTACGGAAGTGAATTGCCGTAAAATATTCAGCAGAGCAAAGAAAAAAATAAAAGACCTTTCTGGAGAAAATATGACATCGTATCAGATTCAGGAAGAACATACAGCTAGATTTATCTCTGCCTTATCAAATGGGAGCATTCAAGAAATTACGGATATCTTAGCTGATGACGTAACCTTCGTGGCAGATGGGGGAGGCAAAGTTGTTACCGCCATTAATGAAATCGTGAGCAAGGAACGTGTCTTAGCCTTACTGCATGCGATTGCCACCAAGTTTTTCGCTGGAAAAACAGCACACGTAGTGAGTGTAAACAACCAAAAGGGAATACTCATCGTAAAGGATGGAAAGCCTATAGGGGTATTTAGTTTTGTCTGGAATCCAAATACCCATAAAATCCATCAGTTATTTTATGTTGTAAATCCTGATAAACTCCGACAAATCAATATTTTTCCGTTCTAA
- a CDS encoding DUF3817 domain-containing protein produces the protein MMNDPIARLRMIGLIEGISFLLLLFVAMPLKYVMNISQGVAVIGMIHGVLFMLYILAVLSVKASQNWSIGRALGAIIAGILPFGPIVLNKRLL, from the coding sequence GTGATGAATGATCCCATTGCCCGTTTACGCATGATTGGGCTTATAGAAGGGATTTCGTTCTTGCTTTTACTTTTCGTAGCCATGCCGCTGAAATACGTGATGAATATTTCACAGGGTGTGGCCGTAATCGGGATGATTCACGGCGTATTGTTTATGCTCTACATTCTCGCTGTGCTTAGTGTAAAAGCATCACAAAATTGGTCAATAGGTCGCGCACTTGGCGCGATTATCGCCGGGATATTGCCGTTTGGACCGATAGTGTTGAACAAGCGCCTGCTGTAA
- a CDS encoding ArsR/SmtB family transcription factor, which translates to MNSTWSALAEPNRLRIVELLRQGPLSVGEVADRLGFNQPQASKHLRVLCDAGLVEVQAVANRRIYKLRPQPFMEIDNWLESYRHLWEERFDRLDAYLQDLQRKGVNDDQKQ; encoded by the coding sequence ATGAATTCGACATGGAGTGCTCTGGCTGAGCCAAATCGGCTGCGTATTGTTGAACTGCTACGTCAAGGCCCCCTTTCCGTAGGGGAAGTAGCCGATCGTCTTGGCTTCAATCAGCCGCAGGCATCGAAGCATCTTCGCGTGTTATGCGATGCTGGGCTTGTTGAAGTGCAAGCGGTCGCCAATCGTCGAATCTATAAGCTCCGACCCCAGCCGTTCATGGAGATTGATAACTGGTTAGAGTCCTATCGCCATCTCTGGGAGGAGAGATTCGACCGATTAGATGCTTATCTGCAGGACTTGCAAAGAAAGGGAGTGAACGATGATCAGAAGCAGTAA
- a CDS encoding SRPBCC domain-containing protein, translated as MSKTIELVITHTFNAPRELVFQAFTQAEHLKHWWGPKDWTLNVSKLDVRPGGIFHYSQQSADGHVMWGKFVYREISAPEKMVYTNSFSDEEGNTIRAPFSQTWPLEILNTLTFTEQDGKTTLTMHGMPLSATDEELQTFESMHDNMQKGFAGTFDQLAEYLASKV; from the coding sequence ATGTCCAAAACCATCGAATTAGTGATTACACATACTTTTAATGCACCGAGAGAGCTTGTATTCCAAGCGTTTACACAAGCGGAGCACCTTAAACATTGGTGGGGCCCGAAGGACTGGACGCTGAATGTTTCCAAGCTGGATGTCCGTCCGGGCGGTATTTTTCATTACAGCCAACAATCTGCTGACGGGCACGTCATGTGGGGCAAGTTCGTTTACCGCGAAATTTCTGCGCCTGAGAAAATGGTATATACCAATTCTTTTTCCGACGAAGAAGGCAATACGATCCGGGCGCCGTTCAGTCAGACATGGCCACTGGAAATTTTGAACACCCTGACTTTCACAGAGCAGGACGGCAAGACGACGCTCACCATGCACGGGATGCCTCTTTCTGCGACAGATGAGGAGCTACAAACGTTCGAGTCTATGCATGATAACATGCAAAAAGGCTTCGCCGGAACCTTCGACCAATTGGCAGAATACCTAGCATCGAAGGTGTAA